The Chiloscyllium punctatum isolate Juve2018m chromosome 19, sChiPun1.3, whole genome shotgun sequence DNA segment CACAGCGTTCACCGTGCTAACCTTCCTGCTGGATCCTCATCGCTTCCAGTATCCCGAGAGACCCATCATTTTCCTGTCCATGTGCTACAACGTCTACTGCGTGGCGTTCATCATCCGCTCAGTGGCCGGGGCTGAGAACATCGCTTGTGACCGGGAGAACGGCGAGCTGTACGTCATTCAAGAGGGCTTAGAGAGTACAGGCTGCACCATCGTCTTTCTCATCCTGTACTATTTCGGCATGGCCAGCTCCCTTTGGTGGGTCATCCTGACCTTAACCTGGTTCCTGGCAGCGGGTAAGAAGTGGGGCCATGAGGCCATCGAAGCGCACAGCAGCTATTTCCATATGGCAGCCTGGGGGGTGCCAGCCATGAAGACCATCATCATCCTGACCATGAGGAAGGTGGCCGGCGATGAGTTGACCGGCCTGTGTTATGTCGGCAGCATGGATGTCAGTGCTCTCACTGGCTTTGTCCTTATCCCTCTGTCCTGTTACTTGGTGATAGGGACCTCCTTCATTCTGACTGGCTTCGTGGCTCTCTTTCACATCCGCAGGATCATGAAGACAGGCGGCACCAACACGGAGAAGCTGGAGAAGTTAATGGTGAAGATCGGGGTCTTCTCCATACTGTACACTGTCCCGGCCACGTGCGTTATTGTCTGCTATTTCTACGAGAGGTTGAACATGGAATACTGGAAGGTACTTGCCTCTGAGCAGCCTTGTCTGGCCTATCCGGGGAGACGGATTCTGGACTGTACCTTGGACATCTCAGTGCCTACCGTCGCTGTCTTCATGTTGAAGATCTtcatgtccctggtggtgggcaTCACCAGCGGGATATGGGTCTGGAGCTCCAAGACCCTGCAGACTTGGCAGAGCTTGTGCAGCAGAAAACTGTCAGTGAGGACTCGAGGGAAGCCCTGCAGTGGGGTCAGCTGCTCTGCCAGCCACTGCCACTACAAGGCGCCCTCTGTCATGGTGCATATGAGCAAAACGGACCCTTACCTGGACAATCCAACCCATGTGTAACTAACACCAGGTAAAAACACCAGCTGTGTTCAACACCGAGTTAGTACAAGGCTCAGGGACCAACCCCTTGGCCACGTTATTTACTAATTCTAATAGCCACATTACTGATGCCTCTTAACCTATGGGATTTCTTTCAGAATTCTTGTAAAATCCATGTAAAGGTTTAAGATAACTCCCATTATAAGACCTGTTGATGTGTGGAATACTGAGGGGGTATAGACAGCCGGAAAGTGGATAATCTCTTCCTAACATCACCAAGAATACGGCATCTATAGCACAGAATACATGGGTGGAAGAGTTTTGAATCATTTTGAGCTGAAAATGGAATTTTTTCTGTTTAAGCACAGAGTGCTTCTGAATGTCACTGTGCCAAGCCTGTAGAAGGGAAAATGTTATCAATCTCTCCTTGCAGTCAGGCAGCTTGGAACAGTCTCATTTTCAAAGCCTTGCAGCCAAATTGTGGAGGTGTACAGTCTCGAAGAGTGTTACAAAATGGACTAAACGTTGATCTTGTTTTAAATCTGCATTTTTACTCCTAAGGTACACCTTTTTGCATTAATTTCTCAGTCATTCCCAAAGATGCTTTGTTAGTtgttgtaaaaaaaaacagatcaCAGATGTTTTATCACAAGATTTTCTTAGATTTAACTGAAAGATTCTTTAAAGGGCAGTTTAAAGCAATGAGAAGCAGGAGACCCCAGATTGAGCTGTTGGTCTGTGCTGGGAGGCGGGGTGGACAGAGCTTGCACTTTGCTTCAGCTCCCCTGTCAATGTGGGAACTAGCAGGGGCTGTTGCCCGCCTGCTGTTATCCAATGGGTGCTGTTGGAACTGCGACTGTTGTATTGCAGCAGAAGTGGGGTCTGCTCTGTGTTTCAGTGACTTACTGAATCTTGGTCAGTGGACAATGAGGGTAGCAGGGAGTTAGCCATAAGGAGTGGCTGTTTGCCCAGTGAGCTGGTGGGAGCTCACTCGACCCCCTAGTGCAAAGTACCACAGGGTCAGTTAATTTCTTCTGGTGAGAAGGACAGATAATTaatacacacacaaaaagaaAACAAGTCCTAAACCAATCTGAGAACTGTATGATCTTTTAACTGATTCTCTGAAACAGCTGACACTCTCTCCAACGTGAAATATccagttttaaaatgtttctttccCTTACATTTAATACTTTCCATATAAACACTTCATTCTTCCAACAAAAACATTTCTAacttgtaattcacatttcagcACAAAGgtctttttatttctcagtttctgTCCCagaatatttcttttaaaaatatttaacccTCTCAGGCATAGAAGATAAAAATGACTCTCCAAGTGCCAGAGAAATCCAGGTGTTCTTGATAACTACTGGTCAGTGACTGATCTGTTAAAATGTTTCTGCAGAGTGCAGATAAAGTTAGCAAGGCAGACTCTGCATCAGCACAGTCCTTAACTACTGAAAGTCCCTTATCTACTGATTCCTTTATTGAAATCTTCTCTAGCTCATGTCCCAGTCGGGAAAGTATCCCCTCAAGTTTTTCCGTCTTGCATTGTGTGTCGCATTGTCTGTACCCACTACCCTCCCCATTCTATTAGTTTCCACTCTGCATTGAGAGAATGCCCCAAACTTGATTTATCCTCGAAGCTGAATTAGTAAATCTCAGCCTAAGTTAGAATGGTGGAATACAGTCATCACAGCACTCTaggaggctgtttggcccattgagttcatGTTAGCCTTCAAAGCAGCAATCCAGTCTGTGCTTCCATCATCATGTACTGATATAGCCCTGAAAGGTTCTTTTGTTCAACATCCTTGGACCAAAcgatctatttctgtgctgtgtgactctaccCCATTCCCACTTGAAATCGTTGATCACCTCCTGAAGTTTCTTAGCTGTTACAACTGCCTGTGTAAAGAAAAAAGTTatttctcacacactccccaattCCTTTTACGTCCAAaaccttaaacctgtgtcccctTGTCTTTTCTAATGAGAACAGCTAATAATTCATTGGGCTTCATTTGCTCAGATTAGACAGGGTAAACCTTGCCAGCTATCATAGTCACTGTCTCCACTTAGTGTCCAGCCACTTGCATTGGAAAATTTGGGGTGTGCAGCTGGGGATGAATTCACATTCAGTCATGATGCCTATCACAGGTGAATATTTTACTGTTCTTCACTGTTTAGCCTTACCTATGGCTATTTGAAAGCGTAGGACATACTGCTGAGGAGTCATACTTTAACTCCAGAGACAAAAGGGAGAAACATCAGTGAGAATTACTTTTAAAAATGTCAATTTCAAGGGGACTTCTTATAAATATGTTTCTTTTTTGAAAGTGCTCCCAACCGTCATGTGGCACCCTTTCTCCCAATCGCAGCTGTCACTTCAGTCGCTGTAGCTAGTGAAGGGTTAAGGTGAGGCCTCCTTTGTGTTATCGAGAGATGAATCATGTTGTGATAACAGCTTGTTGAAGTTACTGGACACCCGTTTACTGGGGGTTGGGGGTTTACCAGCAGGTAGCAATGCCACGGGATCTTGTGATACAGTCCAGATAGCTCGCACCCTGCTCCCCCACCCAATCCTTCACAGTAACATGACAGGGGACGGGGCTGGGTGTACCAATTGGTAATGGACAATGCTCCTCCCTCGGCTGGGATCATTACTCAAATGGAAAGTGATGGAACTATCAGCCTTAAATTGCACCCTaatccccaccccatccctgtatttCTGTTGTGCAATATAATTTGGAgggaatgggggggagagagagagagctccatCCCTTTTTATTATTATGGAGGAACCTTGaatatccggcattcgattattcaaatatcggattatccgacAAGATCGCatggtcctgatgcttggctacacaatgttatccggcattcgattatcccaACAAAATACTTCCCTGcccgtgtccttcagataatcgaggttcctctgtatatgtgTAAATATCTCGTTGCATTTTGTGTTTCCTTTGTCAGTTGTATATCTGCTTTGAATGTTTGTTGTAATCTTTTTGTGGAGACTCTGAATTGACTGACCAGCTCCTTCCTGCAGTGCTGGAGATGAACTGAGTGAGGGGTGCAGGCGAGctgggggggaaggggtggagTTGTCGGATCGTTTGAGGAGTGGCACTGCATCACATTGTGAGGTCACCCTGAGGCTCAGTACGTGCTGCAGTTGGCCCAAGACATTGCCCGGGTCAAACTCTACCCAAGAGCTGTGCGGGGCTCCTGAATGCGGGGAAAGGAGGGGGCGTAGGCATCACTAGGATCAGCCACCTTTCATCATTTTCCAACTCTAAAGGAAGTGGAGCCCACCTGTCTAAGCTCTTACTGCACCAACCATGGCAACAGATACTATCGAAACATAACCTCACCGTCATGGTTCTTACTTCAGACTCTGCACTGAGTCTGTTTGAATTACCCACCCTCCCTGCCCACAAGGGGAGGCCCCTTTTTATCAGGTAATGAACAACTTTGTTTTAAGAAGTGCAAACAATCAACAATATCCCTTTGATCAATCCATCCTTTGGCAATGCTCACCTAAACAGCCCAAAAGCATAAGTTACACTTCTTATAAAAGTCTTTGGAAAGCTCCCTCCCCATTTTAGTGT contains these protein-coding regions:
- the LOC140491366 gene encoding frizzled-9, with amino-acid sequence MGHLPLRLLLTALCQSLLPSGSWGIGSIDHERGREAKCQPIEIPMCLGIGYNMTRMPNYMGHQNQQEAAIKLHEFAPLVEYGCHVHLRLFLCSLYAPMCTSQVSTSIPACRPMCEQARQRCAPIMAQFNFGWPESLDCSKLPTRNDPNALCMEAPENATGEPQKGQGMLPVAPRTRIPGPAEGRNQGPLGSCANPDKFQYVEKSLSCAPKCSPGVDVYWSKGDKDFAFVWMAVWSTLCFISTAFTVLTFLLDPHRFQYPERPIIFLSMCYNVYCVAFIIRSVAGAENIACDRENGELYVIQEGLESTGCTIVFLILYYFGMASSLWWVILTLTWFLAAGKKWGHEAIEAHSSYFHMAAWGVPAMKTIIILTMRKVAGDELTGLCYVGSMDVSALTGFVLIPLSCYLVIGTSFILTGFVALFHIRRIMKTGGTNTEKLEKLMVKIGVFSILYTVPATCVIVCYFYERLNMEYWKVLASEQPCLAYPGRRILDCTLDISVPTVAVFMLKIFMSLVVGITSGIWVWSSKTLQTWQSLCSRKLSVRTRGKPCSGVSCSASHCHYKAPSVMVHMSKTDPYLDNPTHV